The Oncorhynchus clarkii lewisi isolate Uvic-CL-2024 chromosome 20, UVic_Ocla_1.0, whole genome shotgun sequence nucleotide sequence AGACGCAGCAGTACTCTACATATGTGTTTCAATTTACAAGATCACTTTTTAAAAAATTCTGTAAACAACCTTTCAGTGCAGCGGTTCTTCCCTCTCTGTAGACCGGGGGTCTAGATCCCTTTGAGATAACCTCAGAGGTGTATGGCAGAAGGCTGGTACTGAGTGTACATGCACTCTGTCATCGGATTAGTGGAACGGTAAGGATGGAGGTATTATGAGCGGCATCATGTACAGTGCACGTCTTCTCTTTCCATTGTGGAGTTAGTGTTCGAGTAAGGATGGTATCGTCATCTACAGTCGTGTGCCTGTGTTACCACCTCTCTCTGATTTAGAACACAGTAGTCACCTCTATCTCCTCTGTGTCGTCCACTTTATTGGCTCACTGTTACATCACACAGAGCAAGCTGCCATCGAGGAACATGGTGGTGAGCAGCAACAGAGTTGAGAAACCTTTTTGGATTGGATTGTTTGGATTGTTTCATAAATTGCTACATTTATTAGATGGggtgagtggactatcctggctaaaTACATAAAATGACACGAGCTGACTATTGAACAACAACAACCTGATAACATATTACATATATAGGATAAGGATTATTCCTGAAACTATAATTCTCCATTTgcgtctatatatatatatatatatgcgtctACTGACTGTTCTTCaacaatttatttatatatttttttaattattaatCTGTGGAAATTGTTACCAAGTAGGCCTTGTGCGTAGAGTTTTCTAGATTCATTTTGCagtcattgttttttgtttgacacatTTTAAAGTGAAGAATCTGAGTCTCAGCATAACTCTGTTACCGTGTAATGACCCTTATCCCACATCTTACTAGTTTTCTAGTTCGTTCCCTTGTTTCTGTCagattgatatacagtaccagttttaCAAGACTGCCTTGGAAATAGACCAAGACCGTACCTGTACAGTACAAGATCTGATGACTGAATGGAAGAAAAATGGGCGTAGTAAACACACAAGTCTGCCATTTTCTCCACAAGGTTTCCATGCATCTTTGTCTTTCACCAAATTCACTTTGAACTCTGTATTGTGCTGCAAGTCATTTGCAACACATAGGGCTAGCCCCTCTCTGTTTATTTTATCAAAAGGAAAACAGACATCACCATAAACTCTCCTTAATCAGATGGGCCTGTGGTTTTGTCTCAGCCTGAAAGGGTTTGGCAGTAAATTGGACGTtgaccacccccccacccccccccccccccccccaagaaaaagGGAACTGGGGAAGAGGGGAGCTTGTTTCTCAGAAGAGCTCATCTGGAAAAGGCTTTTGTGGGATTTGGCAAGAGAACGGCAGGCTTTACTCCCCTGTCTCACTAGTCTAACCCTAGAATTAATTGTGTATTTGTGATCTTGTGTGTGAGAGTGAACTTACTTGTGAGCTTGCGTGTGGGAGTgagcttgcgtgtgtgtgtgttaggcatTCCAGGTCTATTACAGTTCACCAGACAGGTTGGTGTTTATTAGGTTAGCCTTGGTTAGCTGAGCTTTCTACATTGAAGGTTTGTAGGTTGGGCTTTTTATATACCACTCTATGGGGTGTAGTGTACCTATGTCCAGTGTGTACTATGGGTAGCCAGGGGTCAGGTCCTACAACTCTTTATTCACATTCAATCTGCTATCATGGGTCACCTGGCAGCCAGGGAGCATAGAAATTAAATAAATAGAACGTGTTTAAGTTCAGGGAGCAGGCCTGGTTGCTATGGTTTGGTGGGGTACTGTGATATAGTCATTTAGTTCTGTTCTCCCAGCCCCCTCTCTGAGCCTCCCTCCAGCATTAATAATTTACCAGTCAAAGTGAGCTGCCAGACTTtctatcagacacacacacacccctttacCATCCCTCTTGCTGCatgcactctctcctctccccacccttTGCCCCTCAACAACCGACTGACAGACTTCCAAAACCTCAAATATGCCAGAACCTCGCAAGCAGGCAGGAGCATTTCCTGTGAAGAAACAGTTTCATCTGATCCAGACGTATTTAACTAGTATCCACTTTTCCCTTCACTATCTTATCTACTCCTTTTGTATTACACATCTTATCAGCTAACTAATCTACAGACGTGGTTTATATGAGCTGTGGCCTGCCCTCACTTTTATTATTTTAAGACCGTGTACTACGTGGCTCGAACTTCTAGCTTCCCTTGAACTGATTATGATACTGCTAGCTCAATCCCAGAGTGCTTTGGGGGTAGATTACCTTTTTTTCTTTTGCAAACTGGTGCTCTCTTTGTAAAGGTGAACTTAATCACATGTTAGTTTGCAGGATTCTTTGTGTGTACATTGCCAGAATGTTTTGACAGCCCCTTCATTACTTGTGTGACTTGTGACTTTTATAGTGCTGAGTCCCAACTATTCTTCAGCTGAATGTACTGCTAAAGGGGAAGATGTGAAATCACAGCAGTAATTTCAATGTTGATTAAGTCTGCTGACAccggtcttctctccctctctctgtctctccaggttTCCACCTCAGTGGCACAGTCACGGAGCCCGCCTCCCAGTCGGAGCCCGAGGTCACCCACAAGGTGGCCATCAGCTTCGACCGCTGCAAGATCACCTCGGTCACCTGCGGCTGCGGCAACCGAGACATCTTCTACTGCGCCCATGTGGTGGCCCTGTCCCTGTACCGCATCAGGAAGCCAGAGCAGGTCAAGCTGCGGCTGCCCATCTCAGAGACCCTGTTCCAGATGAacagagaccagctacagaagcTGGTCCAGTACCTCATCACAGCACACCACACAGAGGTGCTGCCCACTGCCCAGAAACTAGCCGACGAGATCCTTTCGTCCAATTCTGAGATCAACCAGGTCCATGGTAAGAAAGACACACAACACCAAGACTTCAGTTGCTGGACATAACGTAAAGTTTGCATTTGGTGAACAGTTGATTCATGTTTAGCACAGGCATTTAGACAGAACAACAAGCTTTTACATTCTATACCTGCCACCAGATGACCAGGTATTGTGCTTTACCCAGAGCCTCTGCCAGTCCCTTACATTCCTTAGTTTCTACCCCAATCTTCCTTTGGTGGGCTTGAAGAGCAAGGTGTGATGTTTAGGCAGAGTCCTGACCGAGGACTGATTGCGGTACCAAAGCAGCAGCCAGGACTCGGAGGCATTAAACAACTCGTTTGATGCCAGAGTCTCCCGGCCTGCTGGTGCTTTCCATTTctgaaagtaaaaaataaagtcaGACGTCAGCGTTCAAACGTTTCTAACTGCTCGGCACCAGAGCAGGCAGTTATCCCTCTAGTCTGGAAAACAGAGTTTgtgtcttaaatggcaccctattccctatatagcgcactacttttgaccagggcccatactctgggcaaaagtagtacactatataagaAATAGGTGCAGTTTTGGATGAATACAGGGGAACTCTGCAGCTTGTTATCTGTCCACATCACTATCAAAATATTTATCCACCCCAGCCGCTTAACAAGGAAGTCCTTCGCCCAGTCTCCTGGTGTTTCCTGGTGTTTGCTGTGAGCCCCCTTGACAATGAAGAAGCAGGATTGGATTGAGGGTTTGATTGTGGAATGTGAACGTTCGGATAAAACAGTGACTTGGCAGGACTTCAGTTGGTTCTACTGGGTGTTGGTGCTACCTAAAGGACACCTACCTGGGTTTACATACCTGGGTTTACATACCTGGGTTTACATACCTGGGGTCACACATTGTTTAAGTTTTTTTTTAGCTGTTTGCTTAATTAGAAAAATATTTAAGGAACAACCGTATTATAAGGTTATATTTGAGGTGTGTCTGACAGTGATTATTGATATAATGCATGTTTTGGGGCCTGCTAGCTTTAGTTGTGGTTTTTAATTCATCCTTGGTCTGACATTGTCTCTTTCTGTTTGTGTTCCCAGGGGCCCCGGACCCCACGGCAGGGGCCAGCATTGATGACGACAACTGCTGGCACCTGGATGAGGAGCAGGTCAGGGAGCAGGTCAAACTGTTCCTGTCCCAGGGAGGGTACTACGGCTCCGGGAAGCAGCTCAACTCCATGTTTGCCAAGGTACATACGTCtgccctgtctgtcctgtctgtcctgtctgtctgtctctctgtctgccctgtctgccctgtctgtctctctctctgtctctctgtctctctgtctgtctgtctctctgtctctctgtctgccctgtcagtctgtctctgcaTACATGAATGTTCAGTATCAAAATCCATCCTGGATGACTTACTGTATATTAATTCATGTTTTCTGTAGGTGCGAGAAATGCTGCGGATGCGTGACTCTAACGGTGCCAGGATGTTGACCCTGATCACGGAACAGTTCATGGCCGACCCTCGCCTCTCTCTGTGGCGGCAGCAGGGGACTGGCATGACGGACAAGTGTCGGCAGCTATGGGACGAACTGGGTAAGTCCCTCTCACTTCCTTAAATATACAGTGTAGAGCACCAATTTGCACAgaacaaataaaatttgatttatcacatgcgccgaatacaaccttacagtaaaatgcttacttacaagcccttaaccaacaatgcagttttaagaaaaatatgtgtaaaaataagaaataaaagtaacaaaaaaagtaaacaaaataattaaagagcagcagtaaaataacaatagcggagactatatacagggggtaccggtacagagttaatgtgtgggggcaccggttagtcggggtAATATGAGGTAACACTGTTGATTGTGAGTTGCTATTAGCGTGTATGTTGTGGATTATAATGCATTGCAGAAGGCTATGAATGCATACATAATGCATTATGAAGAGGGTATTGATAGGAAGTGTTTCTGACCAACTGTCTCATTGCTGCTTGGATGTTATTGATTTGTCGTTCACAGTTGGTCAGTCACTTAGGTAgcaggtagtaaaggtacatcTGAAAAACCTTTCGGCTCAAAGAGCAATTCCAAACGGAATGTGGCCTCACCACTTCAGTCAGCACAGCTATGTAACTGTTACCTAACTGGAAAGCCACCATGATACGCGTGGTGTGAGGGATCTCTCTCGCCCCATGCATGCTGCCATAGCAGTGGATCAGTCAGtgctggagccagtgggtgtgATTGTGCAGCAGTCCAGCAGTGCATACATTAGGGTCAGGCACTCACCTCTATTGGGATTGCATGAAACGGGCCCGGGATCAATGGGGTTTTCAACCTCCCCGGTATTGATCGGAGCATTTAAAAGGGGTCGATGACTGCAGATCCTGAGGAGGTTCATTGGAGAGcaacagcagagcagagagaggtttgctgtgcctctctccctcttcagggACACACAACAGAACAGCAGAACCCTGGCTCAGGGGTAATGTTTAGTTACCGGGGAGCGACAGGACAGGGCTCTCTGATTGGCTAGGACTGCCACAGGATGATCACCAAAGCGGCCAATCAAATGTGctattgttgggggggggggggggtgctttaaAGCAACCGTGCTGCACTCTCGTAGGCTGTTAGTACCAGAAGCTGTCCGTGTGGTCAGCAGTGAGCTAACAAAGTGCTCTGAATCGAGGGTTTAAAAGGTAGTGAGAAGGAGGGGGTGAATACTGGTAATTTGTTACCTTTATGATAggaagggatgtgaggggtaaactAGTTCAGTTCCCTTCCCTGAGTCTTTACTACTAAGGATCTGTCTAACGTCCCAGTGCCTTTGTTTTAAAGATGTGACTTTAATACAGTCCAACCCGGACCACAACATACACTGTTAACTTTTATGACCCGTTCACAATATTACCATAGAAGGACATGATCTTTCTATGGACCCTCTCCTCCACACCTAAATAGTCAAACGTTATTGGTTATTCCGCCCATTGACCTTTACCCCTGGACCTTTATCCTTCCCCAGGTGCCCTGTGGGTGTGCATCGTGCTGAACCCGCACTGTAAGAGCGAGGAGAAGAGCGGCTGGCTGAAGCAGCTGAAGAAGTGGGGCGACATGGACATCTGTCCCCTGGAGGACGGCAACTACGGCAGTGAGTTGCCCAACATTACCAACGCTCTACCACAGAGCAACTTCGCCCAGGGTCAGTCGCAGTCTGGAGTCACATACATATAGAATACACATGTatactgttatatatatatatatatatatacacacactgggCCTGTAAACTGTCACTAGAATGCATTTTATTTCCCAAACCATGATTCTGATACAGTGGTGAAAGTTGACTGTAGTTATCGTAGTAATCCTGAGTATATTGTACTCAAAGTACTCATGGATAGATCTCCATTGCTGAGTGTTACTATACAGTATGTCCAACGGACTGAGGTCTAACTTTCCCCTTCCGCCCCTCCCTGTGTGTCCCCCTCCAGACTCCCTGGCCCGGCCCAGACGGACAGTGTTCACGCGGGCCATGGAGGCCTGTGATCTCCACTGGCAGGACAGCCACCTGCAGAGGATCATCAGCTGTGACTACTACATGTCCCCAGCCTaccagagagagggcgagagtctGCTCTTCAACCCCCAGGGCCTGCCTCTATGGCTAGGTGAGAATGAAATGGCCTGCTCAGTACACACTCTCAGCACTAGATATTATATTAATTCAAGATGGTATCGGGAGGCCATCTCAGTATATTTATTAACACCACGTACACAGACGCATATacggacgcacgcacacacgctgGCCCAGCTCCTGGCAGGAGTTAAAGCCATGATGCTGGTGTGTTTTCCTATCTGTAACACCACCACATTATTTGTGTCATAAGCCTCCTTTAATTCCACTTACACTGAACCCTGGAGCTGGAGTAAACATCTTCTGGGGGAAGATTTGTCCTCATTCTGTACAACTTAAGCCCGGATAGAGGGAGTGGGTGTCTTCTGCTGAGGCTGCCGGCATGGGTGTGGTGTTGCTGAGCTACTGTCATGTGACTTGTGTCGTAGATCACGTCCCCACAGCGTGTGCGCGGGTCGATGCCCTGCGTTCCCATGGTTACCCCCGCGAGGCGCTGCGGTTGGGCGTGGCCATCATCAACACCCTCCGGCTGCAGCAGCACCGCCAGCTGGACATCTACAAGCACCAGAAGAAAGGTAGCGCCCCCTGTCTGCCTGGAGGCAGTTCACTGTTCTCATTAGTAGGGCCCAGTGTTTTTCCTGGTTATGTGACCTGATGAGGGAAAAACTCGGAGCCCTACGTAACAGAACGAATACGTTAGATTTTTTTATACAGTGTTTGATCTTGTTGTAACCCtgctgtgttcctgtgtgtgtcagagctgctTCAGAGGGGGACAACCAGCACAACTAACCTGGAGGGCTGGGTGGGACACCCCCTGGATCCCATCGGCTGTCTCTTCACCACCCTCACTGAGACCTGCCGGGTGGAGGACGACAACGCTATGGACACTGGAGGTACGCATCTGGCCAAGCCCTGTCTAGGCAACATTTACAGTCCTCGTCAATCAAACTGGTAAAAATGAGGTCAGTCCAACAACCACCGCTGATCAAGGCCGTCCCCTGGAAAAGTCACCCATATAGAACAGTCCCATACAATTTGGTAGAGGCCACAGCAACTAGCACCGATTTCACTCTTAACATGAATAAAATCAATCACCATTTGCATTCCATATGTCCAATAGCCCAGCCAAATAGAGATCATGAATTTGGTACCGCCTATACTTACAAACCTACAGGGAGGCATTGTGTGCCGAAACAATACTGGCGAGTGGTACGGtgagggggctagagagagagacagagagggagggtgtgttagagagacacagagagagagggagagtgtgtgtggattataatttatAGGGTCATCCTCACAATCCTTTGTTTGACTCTGGTGAGCAGCTGGAAACATCTGGTAGGGGGCAGGGTTTAACTTGAATTCTGACCAATCAGGGGTCTTTACACATCAGAACCAACAACAGCAGCTGCAGCTGGTCAGAAGAGCCAGAGCCATAACAGTGGAAAGAGGGAAACATGGAGGCTCTCATGGTTACAGTATGAGAACTAACCCGGGCAGCAAAGGGATTCCACATGGTTAAATCCACCTTGGAGCTGATCTCACACATGCCAAAAAGCCTAGAAGCCCAAGGCTTACATCCAATGGACGTTCCATTGGAGAAGAGATGTTGTTTGATCCAGCGGATTGGAGAATcctgaaatccccccccccccccccccccccgtaataAACAGGATTGTTGTAGAGAGGGAGGAATAATTTGCCAGGGGGATTTAAGTGTGAGCCTCCCGTGGGTTGGGTCTGAGTCCTTGTCAGCAGATGTTAGTGTTTTTCCGGGACCTCAGggacacttctctctctctctggtgctgcCTGGCATCCACAGCTGCCTGTGTGGGAGActgggagctagagagagaggctccTGTCTGTGTCAGCTGCTCTCCATATCCAGCACCTTTCAGCCCCACCCCCAATAAAAATAAACTAGGCAGACATTTTGGATTATTGTTAGCATCTAGCAATATCTCATAATCCTGCTCGACCGCCATTGCAAACCGTTTGAATAAAGTAGGATCTCACTTCCATGACCATCCCTGTAAACTAAAAACCTCTCTTCGTCAGACTCTGGAGAGCACAAGCCCCCGGTATACCACCACGTGCCTGTGTGGGGTTGCCCAGATGGTGGGGAGTCCTACCTGGCGCTGGCCCTGGAGGTGGCCCTGATGGGCATGGGGCAGCAGAGGGTGATGCCTGAAGGCCTCTATGCCCAGGACAAGGTGTGTCGGAACGAGGAGCAGATCGTGGCCAAGCTGCAGGAGATGGAGCTGGATGATCTGCTGGTCCAGACGCTGAGGAAACAGGCTATCCTCCTACTGGAAGGTATGAAGACTAGTTTCATTTTATTATTGTCCTCTGCTCTCATTTCATTTCATCTCATTTCATCCCCTATCCCCTTTCTGTTCCCTtcaatctccccctctctttgtctcacttatcctccctcactctcctgttctcttctttcaccctccgtctccctctctctatctgccctGCTTGCtgcctccccttctcccttcctctttttctctcacccTATCTCTTTAgctctcccatcccatccctctctcccacctctctcccttccacagATCCTGCCTCGCAACACTCAGCTGAAAATGGATCTCAACCCTGGCCTTTACCACGTCTATCCCCTTCCTTCCCTTTCCCCATGCTAGCTATGCTATAGCCCACCCCCATCTTGGGCTTTGGGGAACGTTAGCTGTGTAACCCTAGAGCAGACATCTGTCTCGCTGCTAGGGACAAGAGATTTGGTTAATGCCCAATGGGCATTGAGtgtgtggtttcctgtttgctctCGCCCCCATCAGGTTGGGAGAGGTATATATTGCTGTTACTTTGAGGCATGGTGTGTTAAAACCGGTAGACTTTGACTATTCACCAAGAAACGGAGCCAAATCAGAAAGGGAAGCTTCCCTGTTCCGGTGTGTGTATGTAGCTGGACAATTCTGATGTATcgtgtctgtccgtccgtctctgtTCAGGAGGTCCCTTCAGTGGCCTTGGTGATGTCATCCACAGGGAGAGTGTTCCCATGCACACCTTTGCCAAGTACCTGTTCTCAGCCTTGCTGCCCCATGACGCAGACCTGGCCTACAAACTAGCATTGAAGGCCATGAGGTGAGATCCCATAAAACCTTCTAGCATGTATTCCAAAAACAGAACATATGAATCCTGAAGGTTGGTAAGTTGTAAAATAATATGGAATTGAATATAATTTTACAACATTCAGGATTTTATCACATTTTATGATCAAAATAGTGTGATCCTCCTATCTTGCTGCAACAGTGTGCGTCTGAGAAAAGGCTCTATTTGTACCTTGTTTTGAAGGATGAATCCCTATGACTGCATAATCCCCATTTGCCTTGCAGAGTCATTATCCCACTGAGGCTCCTCAGGGTCCCGGCTAATACACAATCAATAACACGGCTCGGAGCTGCACACACACGGTGCATATGTAGACTTCGTGAGCAGAGAACTAATGCAGCTATATAGCCTTGAGATTGGATGAGCCAGCGTTAATCTGAGGATGATACCTATAATCATGCtgtagaccagggatgggcaactgtgacgggggtgggggccacaacaaAACTGAAGTCatcgtgggggggggggtgcagtgcctcgcgggtctgcgtacccacatccatacacaCCCATGCAGTCAGAGccagctctagccttttggggggcATAAATTGAAATGTTGATAGCTGGCTAGACTCATTTATTCAATAATAACAAAAAAATGCAATCTGGCATGGGCTAATtaatgactgtcagtgactgagatagcaagagaaaaactgctgatgcacaatcaAATTGTGTATTCTACTCTTCTAACTCAGCGgtaagttgagaccctgactgaGCTCCTAAAAAAACTCAGTCGGGGTTGGTCCGTGGGCCTACGAAAGGGGTGCGGGCCACCAGTTGCCCATTTTGAATAGAAAACATTTTCTTAGTAGTCATAACTCATCTAAtcactgtctctcttctctcattgtctgtctgtacccTCTAGGCTCCCTGTGTTAGAGTCGATGGCGCCCTCGGGAGACTTGGGTCACCCCCACCATGGCATCAGCATCGTGCCCAGCCGATATCCCCGCTGGTTCACCCTGGGCCACCTGGAGTCTCAGCAGTGTGAACTGGCCTCTACCATGCTCACCGCAGCCAAAGGTCAGCTCTacttacatacacacagacacaccccatcAGCCAAAACGCACAACCATACCACTATCAGAGAAACGCCCCTATGCCCTTCTGCACCACTACAGAACTTTGGACctaatgttgtgttgtttgtacCTCCAGGAGATATGTTGAGATTGCGGACAGTGCTGGAGGCCATCCAGAAGAAcatccactcctcctccctcatcttcaAACTGGCCCAGGATGCCTTCAAGATCGCCACTCCGGCTGACAACCCCCCAGACATCACCCTGCTCAATGTAGCTCTGGAGCTGGGCTTGCAGGTACTGAGGGATAGCTAGTGGGGGGGGGTGTGCATGTGCGCAGGGATGTCTTGGATGAAATGTGCTGGTGGGTAAGTGTTGAATTGCTGTACGGTCTGCCTTTTCTAACATGCCtcaatgtgtgtctctctctctctgcaggtgatGAGGATGACCCTCTCCACTCTGAACTGGAGACGCAGGGAGATGGTGCGCTGGCTGGTCACCTGTGCTACAGAGGTGGGTCTGCGAGCGCTGGTGAGCATCCTCCAGAGCTGgtacaccctgttcacccccACCGAGGCCACCAGCATCGTAGCAGCCACCGTCATGTCCCACAACACCATCCTGCGCCTCAGCCTGGACTACCcccagagagaggagctggcaaGCTGCGCCCGGACCCTGGCCCTGCAGTGTTCCATGAAGGACCCCCAGAACTGTGCCCTCTCGGCCCTCACGCTCTGCGAGAAGGACCACATCGCCTTCGAGACGGCCTACCAGATCGTCATCGACGCCGCCTCCACAGGCATGACGTACTCTCAGCTGTTCACCATCGCCCGCTACATGGAGCACCGCGGCTACCCACTCCGAGCCTTCAAGCTGGCCTCGCTGGCCATGACCCACCTCAACCTGGCCTACAACCAGGACACCCACCCGGCCATCAACGACGTGCTCTGGGCCTGCGCCCTGTCCCACTCGCTGGGCAAGAACGAGCTGGCCGCCATCATCCCCCTGGTGGTGAAGAGCGTGCACTGCGCCACCGTGCTCTCGGACATCCTGCGTCGCTGCACCATGACGGCCCCGGGCCTGGCCGGTATCCCCGGGCGACGGAACTCTGGGAAGCTCATGTCCACGGACAAGGCTCCGCTCCGGCAGCTGCTGGACGCCACTATCAGCGCCTACATCAACACAACCCACTCCCGGCTCACTCACATCAGCCCCAGACACTACGGAGAGTTCATAGAGTTCCTCAGTAAGGCCAGAGAGACCTTCCTACTGGCCCAGGACGGACACATCCAGTTTGCCCAGTTTATAGACAACCTCAAACAGATCTACAAGGGCAAGAAGAAACTCATGATGTTGGTACGGGAACGCTTCGGCTGAACCCCAACAGGACGGGCAATATAGGATCTACTTTTAGTACTACTTACTCATTTATTTAAGTTTTCATACATTTTCTCTTTTTTTGTCATTCTTGTGGCAAATTCTGtatgtctgtttttgtttttgtctttgtattTTCTCGTGAGCAGCAACcactgtttgttttagtatgaaaaaaattgtgatgatgatgataaaatCGTTGAGGTGGCACATAATGAAAAACCAAATGATGTATGGGGTGTTTTGAGCCAG carries:
- the LOC139376084 gene encoding zinc finger SWIM domain-containing protein 5-like isoform X1, with protein sequence MAEGRGELPPQPPLHLSLPPASKRLCLRPAPRGPGPGPGPGFPNSRFRCPESLLDCAAKAVAEKWAFERVEERFERIPEPVQRRIVYWSFPRNEREICMYSSFQCRVAGEEGPAVGTGAPAGSGAVPGGVTSTTGAAGTGDGLPFRRGIRLLETGCVENVLQVGFHLSGTVTEPASQSEPEVTHKVAISFDRCKITSVTCGCGNRDIFYCAHVVALSLYRIRKPEQVKLRLPISETLFQMNRDQLQKLVQYLITAHHTEVLPTAQKLADEILSSNSEINQVHGAPDPTAGASIDDDNCWHLDEEQVREQVKLFLSQGGYYGSGKQLNSMFAKVREMLRMRDSNGARMLTLITEQFMADPRLSLWRQQGTGMTDKCRQLWDELGALWVCIVLNPHCKSEEKSGWLKQLKKWGDMDICPLEDGNYGSELPNITNALPQSNFAQDSLARPRRTVFTRAMEACDLHWQDSHLQRIISCDYYMSPAYQREGESLLFNPQGLPLWLDHVPTACARVDALRSHGYPREALRLGVAIINTLRLQQHRQLDIYKHQKKELLQRGTTSTTNLEGWVGHPLDPIGCLFTTLTETCRVEDDNAMDTGDSGEHKPPVYHHVPVWGCPDGGESYLALALEVALMGMGQQRVMPEGLYAQDKVCRNEEQIVAKLQEMELDDLLVQTLRKQAILLLEGGPFSGLGDVIHRESVPMHTFAKYLFSALLPHDADLAYKLALKAMRLPVLESMAPSGDLGHPHHGISIVPSRYPRWFTLGHLESQQCELASTMLTAAKGDMLRLRTVLEAIQKNIHSSSLIFKLAQDAFKIATPADNPPDITLLNVALELGLQVMRMTLSTLNWRRREMVRWLVTCATEVGLRALVSILQSWYTLFTPTEATSIVAATVMSHNTILRLSLDYPQREELASCARTLALQCSMKDPQNCALSALTLCEKDHIAFETAYQIVIDAASTGMTYSQLFTIARYMEHRGYPLRAFKLASLAMTHLNLAYNQDTHPAINDVLWACALSHSLGKNELAAIIPLVVKSVHCATVLSDILRRCTMTAPGLAGIPGRRNSGKLMSTDKAPLRQLLDATISAYINTTHSRLTHISPRHYGEFIEFLSKARETFLLAQDGHIQFAQFIDNLKQIYKGKKKLMMLVRERFG
- the LOC139376084 gene encoding zinc finger SWIM domain-containing protein 5-like isoform X2; amino-acid sequence: MAEGRGELPPQPPLHLSLPPASKRLCLRPAPRGPGPGPGPGFPNSRFRCPESLLDCAAKAVAEKWAFERVEERFERIPEPVQRRIVYWSFPRNEREICMYSSFQCRVAGEEGPAVGTGAPAGSGAVPGGVTSTTGAAGTGDGLPFRRGIRLLETGCVENVLQVGFHLSGTVTEPASQSEPEVTHKVAISFDRCKITSVTCGCGNRDIFYCAHVVALSLYRIRKPEQVKLRLPISETLFQMNRDQLQKLVQYLITAHHTEVLPTAQKLADEILSSNSEINQVHGAPDPTAGASIDDDNCWHLDEEQVREQVKLFLSQGGYYGSGKQLNSMFAKVREMLRMRDSNGARMLTLITEQFMADPRLSLWRQQGTGMTDKCRQLWDELGALWVCIVLNPHCKSEEKSGWLKQLKKWGDMDICPLEDGNYGNSLARPRRTVFTRAMEACDLHWQDSHLQRIISCDYYMSPAYQREGESLLFNPQGLPLWLDHVPTACARVDALRSHGYPREALRLGVAIINTLRLQQHRQLDIYKHQKKELLQRGTTSTTNLEGWVGHPLDPIGCLFTTLTETCRVEDDNAMDTGDSGEHKPPVYHHVPVWGCPDGGESYLALALEVALMGMGQQRVMPEGLYAQDKVCRNEEQIVAKLQEMELDDLLVQTLRKQAILLLEGGPFSGLGDVIHRESVPMHTFAKYLFSALLPHDADLAYKLALKAMRLPVLESMAPSGDLGHPHHGISIVPSRYPRWFTLGHLESQQCELASTMLTAAKGDMLRLRTVLEAIQKNIHSSSLIFKLAQDAFKIATPADNPPDITLLNVALELGLQVMRMTLSTLNWRRREMVRWLVTCATEVGLRALVSILQSWYTLFTPTEATSIVAATVMSHNTILRLSLDYPQREELASCARTLALQCSMKDPQNCALSALTLCEKDHIAFETAYQIVIDAASTGMTYSQLFTIARYMEHRGYPLRAFKLASLAMTHLNLAYNQDTHPAINDVLWACALSHSLGKNELAAIIPLVVKSVHCATVLSDILRRCTMTAPGLAGIPGRRNSGKLMSTDKAPLRQLLDATISAYINTTHSRLTHISPRHYGEFIEFLSKARETFLLAQDGHIQFAQFIDNLKQIYKGKKKLMMLVRERFG